The following are encoded together in the Chanodichthys erythropterus isolate Z2021 chromosome 16, ASM2448905v1, whole genome shotgun sequence genome:
- the palmda gene encoding palmdelphin, with product MEEAELLKERLQAITNKKKIQEEIAHKRLEIDREKLKLQHVKKRSMRDLWLMDGMNSSNAQETQKALEDAQQTKHLKSNIHQIEKEIEALEREEMNISTNEGLILKRLKAIEKSPEDIIKAVNADFISDPIYIHSTIPNMPKPSAPLLNQRKKQDLETKEKNDQAKPALFAMEINVQKDLRTGESQVLSTSAISPQELQQRGIKVYDDGRKSVYALRTDGHQPGANGVDELSPVEVEELLRQASEKKKRSNQDPSYPYNISHELQSNPNNREINKSNGYQDPYSIDLSAWPELVYNDGVHYPEAAGQRLPLLPMPDYNDRPEEYYHNSNGNRYSRELHRGERHARGQYHNRRENNLGTRHLDCDIRNHTPCSAYSEDSKVSILNAMPSDEPVTMIFMGYQNAEDNSQSYEGSVRAELVIIGDGEDDASRNIHPHPSSNVNNAFSYSAGRKGKRDGAEDPSTTALQIQMEKLGQTA from the exons ATGGAGGAAGCAGAACTCTTAAAGGAGCGGCTTCAAGCTATTACG aataagaaaaaaatccaaGAGGAAATTGCCCACAAACGGCTTGAGATCGACAGAGAGAAACTGAAGCTTCAACATGTTAAG AAAAGGTCCATGAGAGATCTGTGGCTCATGGATGGGATGAACAGCAGTAATGCACAGGAAACCCAAAAAGCTCTTGAAGATGCACAACAAACGAAACACCTCAAGAGTAATATACATCA GATAGAGAAAGAAATTGAAGCGTTGGAGAGAGAGGAAATGAACATCTCAACAAATGAGGGGCTGATTCTAAAGAGGCTAAAAGCCATTGAAAAATCTCCAGAGGACATTATTAAG GCAGTgaatgcagatttcatttctg aCCCAATCTATATTCATTCAACAATTCCAAATATGCCAAAGCCCAGCGCACCTCTATTAAACCAGAGGAAGAAACAAGACCTGGaaactaaagaaaaaaatgaccaaGCCAAACCTG CTTTGTTTGCTATGGAAATTAACGTTCAGAAGGACTTGCGCACAGGTGAAAGCCAAGTGCTGTCCACCTCCGCCATTTCTCCCCAAGAGCTCCAGCAGAGAGGCATTAAAGTCTACGACGATGGCCGGAAGTCCGTCTACGCCTTACGCACGGATGGCCACCAGCCTGGTGCGAACGGAGTGGATGAACTCAGTCCCGTGGAGGTTGAGGAGCTGCTAAGACAGGCCTCTGAGAAAAAGAAGAGGTCCAATCAGGACCCTTCATATCCCTACAACATCTCCCATGAACTACAATCAAACCCCAACAACAGAGAGATCAACAAATCCAATGGATACCAAGATCCCTACAGCATCGACTTATCTGCATGGCCCGAGCTTGTGTACAATGATGGCGTTCACTACCCGGAGGCTGCGGGTCAGAGACTTCCACTCCTTCCAATGCCTGATTATAATGACAGACCAGAGGAATACTATCACAACAGCAATGGGAACCGCTACAGCCGTGAGTTACATAGAGGGGAAAGACACGCGCGTGGACAATATCACAATCGAAGAGAGAACAACCTGGGAACGCGGCATTTGGATTGTGACATCAGAAACCACACCCCGTGCTCGGCCTACTCTGAAGACTCCAAAGTCAGCATCCTGAACGCCATGCCATCGGACGAGCCCGTCACCATGATCTTCATGGGCTACCAGAATGCTGAAGACAACAGCCAGAGCTATGAGGGCTCAGTTCGGGCAGAGCTGGTGATCATTGGAGATGGTGAAGATGATGCAAGCAGGAACATTCACCCTCATCCGAGCTCCAATGTCAACAACGCCTTTTCCTACTCTGCCGGACGGAAGGGAAAAAGAGACGGCGCGGAGGACCCGTCAACTACAG CATTACAGATACAGATGGAGAAACTGGGTCAAACCGCATAG
- the frrs1a gene encoding putative ferric-chelate reductase 1 isoform X1, producing MWNLQTSLAIVGTLCLTAVCGYKNGKVEKSCESMMPEHHSQPNTTASPYTLTVNASKFSPGVGIRVTLSGSEHFEGFLIQARDATNHDGSAVGSFALVDPKISQRLTCNSIEGSAVSHTSNAKKTEIQVIWKAPSNAPPTVHFLATVLAHYKKFWLKLPSPVISQGDATPAPPQSTTVMSTNSASTSILPHPVRSKFTTEGCGKRKSCLIDPVGCNSSIDTNCFFLSYSTLGQTVSFELSGPAQGYVSFALSKDEWMGDDDAYLCVNDGGRVSVEAAHTTGRTYPELASKSVLTDVGWRVSDGVIQCKFSRSIYTPQDPVRFSLNNSYYLFLAHGTAENGMIHRHTWQPLISSHHQIITGPPQILTGSRSPLLMKCHGALMLIAWMLAGSSGTLLAGYFKPDWPERTLFGQKIWFQVHRMLMSLTVLLTAVGFVFPFIYRGKWSTRAGAHPYLGCIVMILSFCQPIMAAFRPAPDSSRRWIFNWLHWGVGNAAEIIAVVSIFFGMKQQSLLLPYPWTTGILSGFVVWNIVLKLVLQLHKHDVIRKAGSDKDDELPVLSDFLEDVNWDTKFRVAVLAVFVLGNSAFCISLLSSIGNV from the exons ATGTGGAATCTACAAACTTCTCTGGCAATCGTTGGAACATTGTGTTTGACAGCTGTATGTGGATACAAAAATGGAAAGGTGGAGAAATCCTGCGAGAGCATGATGCCAGAACATCACAGCCAACCCAACACCACTGCCAGTCCATACACACTGACAGTGAATGCCAGTAAATTCAGCCCAGGCGTGGGCATCAGAG TCACTCTCTCTGGAAGTGAGCACTTTGAAGGCTTTTTGATTCAGGCCCGAGATGCTACAAACCATGACGGATCAGCTGTTGGCTCATTCGCATTGGTAGATCCCAAGATTTCTCAGCGTTTGACGTGCAACAGCATAGAG GGTTCTGCCGTTAGTCACACCAGTAATGCCAAAAAGACAGAAATTCAGGTGATCTGGAAAGCCCCGTCGAATGCTCCTCCCACTGTACACTTTCT TGCCACAGTTCTTGCACACTACAAGAAATTCTGGCTCAAACTTCCTAGTCCGGTCATTTCTCAGGGTGACGCGACTCCCGCTCCACCTCAATCTACCACCGTCATGTCTACAAACTCTGCAAGCACTTCTATTCTACCTCATCCAGTACGTTCCAAA TTCACTACAGAGGGATGTGGCAAGAGGAAATCTTGTCTCATTGACCCTGTCGGCTGTAACTCTTCTATAGACACAAACTGCTTCTTCCTTTCTTATTCTACTTTGGGTCAGACAGTTTCGTTTGAGCTCAGTGGCCCTGCACAAGGATACGTCTCCTTTGCCCTTTCCAAGGATGAATGGATG GGTGATGATGATGCGTACTTGTGTGTAAATGACGGGGGTCGTGTAAGTGTTGAGGCTGCACACACAACAGGCCGGACATATCCAGAGTTGGCATCCAAG TCTGTGCTGACTGATGTAGGCTGGAGAGTTTCGGATGGGGTTATTCAGTGCAAGTTCTCAAGATCCATATACACCCCTCAGGATCCGGTCCGATTCAGTCTTAACAACAGTTACTACCTGTTCTTAGCACACGGCACTGCAGAAAATG GTATGATCCACAGACACACGTGGCAGCCACTGATATCGTCCCATCATCAGATCATTACCGGCCCTCCCCAGATACTGACAGGTTCTCGATCTCCACTGCTCATGAAATGTCATG GAGCTTTAATGCTGATTGCCTGGATGCTAGCAGGAAGCTCTGGAACATTACTCGCTGGCTATTTTAAACCTGACTGGCCAGAACGAACATTGTTTGGGCAAAAAATATGGTTTCAG GTGCATCGCATGTTGATGTCCCTTACAGTTTTGCTCACAGCTGTGGGCTTCGTTTTTCCTTTTATCTACCGAGGAAAATGGAGCACA AGAGCAGGTGCTCATCCATACCTaggttgcattgttatgattctctctttctgtcagcCTATAATGGCTGCATTCAGACCAGCTCCAGACTCCTCAAG GAGGTGGATATTCAATTGGTTGCACTGGGGTGTTGGAAATGCTGCAGAAATTATTGCCG tgGTTTCCATATTTTTTGGAATGAAGCAACAGTCTCTTTTGCTACCTTACCCGTGGACCACAGGGATTCTCTCTGGTTTTGTGGTCTGGAACATTGTGTTAAAGCTTGTGTTACAACTTCATAAGCATGATGTTATCAGAAAAG CAGGAAGTGACAAAGATGATGAACTTCCAGTTCTCTCAGACTTCTTGGAGGATGTAAACTGG GATACTAAGTTTAGAGTGGCTGTCCTTGCTGTGTTTGTGCTTGGAAACTCAGCTTTCTGTATCTCACTTCTCAGCTCCATAGGGAACGTATAG
- the frrs1a gene encoding putative ferric-chelate reductase 1 isoform X4, with product MWNLQTSLAIVGTLCLTAVCGYKNGKVEKSCESMMPEHHSQPNTTASPYTLTVNASKFSPGVGIRVTLSGSEHFEGFLIQARDATNHDGSAVGSFALVDPKISQRLTCNSIEGSAVSHTSNAKKTEIQVIWKAPSNAPPTVHFLATVLAHYKKFWLKLPSPVISQGDATPAPPQSTTVMSTNSASTSILPHPFTTEGCGKRKSCLIDPVGCNSSIDTNCFFLSYSTLGQTVSFELSGPAQGYVSFALSKDEWMGDDDAYLCVNDGGRVSVEAAHTTGRTYPELASKSVLTDVGWRVSDGVIQCKFSRSIYTPQDPVRFSLNNSYYLFLAHGTAENGMIHRHTWQPLISSHHQIITGPPQILTGSRSPLLMKCHGALMLIAWMLAGSSGTLLAGYFKPDWPERTLFGQKIWFQVHRMLMSLTVLLTAVGFVFPFIYRGKWSTRAGAHPYLGCIVMILSFCQPIMAAFRPAPDSSRRWIFNWLHWGVGNAAEIIAVVSIFFGMKQQSLLLPYPWTTGILSGFVVWNIVLKLVLQLHKHDVIRKGSDKDDELPVLSDFLEDVNWDTKFRVAVLAVFVLGNSAFCISLLSSIGNV from the exons ATGTGGAATCTACAAACTTCTCTGGCAATCGTTGGAACATTGTGTTTGACAGCTGTATGTGGATACAAAAATGGAAAGGTGGAGAAATCCTGCGAGAGCATGATGCCAGAACATCACAGCCAACCCAACACCACTGCCAGTCCATACACACTGACAGTGAATGCCAGTAAATTCAGCCCAGGCGTGGGCATCAGAG TCACTCTCTCTGGAAGTGAGCACTTTGAAGGCTTTTTGATTCAGGCCCGAGATGCTACAAACCATGACGGATCAGCTGTTGGCTCATTCGCATTGGTAGATCCCAAGATTTCTCAGCGTTTGACGTGCAACAGCATAGAG GGTTCTGCCGTTAGTCACACCAGTAATGCCAAAAAGACAGAAATTCAGGTGATCTGGAAAGCCCCGTCGAATGCTCCTCCCACTGTACACTTTCT TGCCACAGTTCTTGCACACTACAAGAAATTCTGGCTCAAACTTCCTAGTCCGGTCATTTCTCAGGGTGACGCGACTCCCGCTCCACCTCAATCTACCACCGTCATGTCTACAAACTCTGCAAGCACTTCTATTCTACCTCATCCA TTCACTACAGAGGGATGTGGCAAGAGGAAATCTTGTCTCATTGACCCTGTCGGCTGTAACTCTTCTATAGACACAAACTGCTTCTTCCTTTCTTATTCTACTTTGGGTCAGACAGTTTCGTTTGAGCTCAGTGGCCCTGCACAAGGATACGTCTCCTTTGCCCTTTCCAAGGATGAATGGATG GGTGATGATGATGCGTACTTGTGTGTAAATGACGGGGGTCGTGTAAGTGTTGAGGCTGCACACACAACAGGCCGGACATATCCAGAGTTGGCATCCAAG TCTGTGCTGACTGATGTAGGCTGGAGAGTTTCGGATGGGGTTATTCAGTGCAAGTTCTCAAGATCCATATACACCCCTCAGGATCCGGTCCGATTCAGTCTTAACAACAGTTACTACCTGTTCTTAGCACACGGCACTGCAGAAAATG GTATGATCCACAGACACACGTGGCAGCCACTGATATCGTCCCATCATCAGATCATTACCGGCCCTCCCCAGATACTGACAGGTTCTCGATCTCCACTGCTCATGAAATGTCATG GAGCTTTAATGCTGATTGCCTGGATGCTAGCAGGAAGCTCTGGAACATTACTCGCTGGCTATTTTAAACCTGACTGGCCAGAACGAACATTGTTTGGGCAAAAAATATGGTTTCAG GTGCATCGCATGTTGATGTCCCTTACAGTTTTGCTCACAGCTGTGGGCTTCGTTTTTCCTTTTATCTACCGAGGAAAATGGAGCACA AGAGCAGGTGCTCATCCATACCTaggttgcattgttatgattctctctttctgtcagcCTATAATGGCTGCATTCAGACCAGCTCCAGACTCCTCAAG GAGGTGGATATTCAATTGGTTGCACTGGGGTGTTGGAAATGCTGCAGAAATTATTGCCG tgGTTTCCATATTTTTTGGAATGAAGCAACAGTCTCTTTTGCTACCTTACCCGTGGACCACAGGGATTCTCTCTGGTTTTGTGGTCTGGAACATTGTGTTAAAGCTTGTGTTACAACTTCATAAGCATGATGTTATCAGAAAAG GAAGTGACAAAGATGATGAACTTCCAGTTCTCTCAGACTTCTTGGAGGATGTAAACTGG GATACTAAGTTTAGAGTGGCTGTCCTTGCTGTGTTTGTGCTTGGAAACTCAGCTTTCTGTATCTCACTTCTCAGCTCCATAGGGAACGTATAG
- the frrs1a gene encoding putative ferric-chelate reductase 1 isoform X3: protein MWNLQTSLAIVGTLCLTAVCGYKNGKVEKSCESMMPEHHSQPNTTASPYTLTVNASKFSPGVGIRVTLSGSEHFEGFLIQARDATNHDGSAVGSFALVDPKISQRLTCNSIEGSAVSHTSNAKKTEIQVIWKAPSNAPPTVHFLATVLAHYKKFWLKLPSPVISQGDATPAPPQSTTVMSTNSASTSILPHPFTTEGCGKRKSCLIDPVGCNSSIDTNCFFLSYSTLGQTVSFELSGPAQGYVSFALSKDEWMGDDDAYLCVNDGGRVSVEAAHTTGRTYPELASKSVLTDVGWRVSDGVIQCKFSRSIYTPQDPVRFSLNNSYYLFLAHGTAENGMIHRHTWQPLISSHHQIITGPPQILTGSRSPLLMKCHGALMLIAWMLAGSSGTLLAGYFKPDWPERTLFGQKIWFQVHRMLMSLTVLLTAVGFVFPFIYRGKWSTRAGAHPYLGCIVMILSFCQPIMAAFRPAPDSSRRWIFNWLHWGVGNAAEIIAVVSIFFGMKQQSLLLPYPWTTGILSGFVVWNIVLKLVLQLHKHDVIRKAGSDKDDELPVLSDFLEDVNWDTKFRVAVLAVFVLGNSAFCISLLSSIGNV from the exons ATGTGGAATCTACAAACTTCTCTGGCAATCGTTGGAACATTGTGTTTGACAGCTGTATGTGGATACAAAAATGGAAAGGTGGAGAAATCCTGCGAGAGCATGATGCCAGAACATCACAGCCAACCCAACACCACTGCCAGTCCATACACACTGACAGTGAATGCCAGTAAATTCAGCCCAGGCGTGGGCATCAGAG TCACTCTCTCTGGAAGTGAGCACTTTGAAGGCTTTTTGATTCAGGCCCGAGATGCTACAAACCATGACGGATCAGCTGTTGGCTCATTCGCATTGGTAGATCCCAAGATTTCTCAGCGTTTGACGTGCAACAGCATAGAG GGTTCTGCCGTTAGTCACACCAGTAATGCCAAAAAGACAGAAATTCAGGTGATCTGGAAAGCCCCGTCGAATGCTCCTCCCACTGTACACTTTCT TGCCACAGTTCTTGCACACTACAAGAAATTCTGGCTCAAACTTCCTAGTCCGGTCATTTCTCAGGGTGACGCGACTCCCGCTCCACCTCAATCTACCACCGTCATGTCTACAAACTCTGCAAGCACTTCTATTCTACCTCATCCA TTCACTACAGAGGGATGTGGCAAGAGGAAATCTTGTCTCATTGACCCTGTCGGCTGTAACTCTTCTATAGACACAAACTGCTTCTTCCTTTCTTATTCTACTTTGGGTCAGACAGTTTCGTTTGAGCTCAGTGGCCCTGCACAAGGATACGTCTCCTTTGCCCTTTCCAAGGATGAATGGATG GGTGATGATGATGCGTACTTGTGTGTAAATGACGGGGGTCGTGTAAGTGTTGAGGCTGCACACACAACAGGCCGGACATATCCAGAGTTGGCATCCAAG TCTGTGCTGACTGATGTAGGCTGGAGAGTTTCGGATGGGGTTATTCAGTGCAAGTTCTCAAGATCCATATACACCCCTCAGGATCCGGTCCGATTCAGTCTTAACAACAGTTACTACCTGTTCTTAGCACACGGCACTGCAGAAAATG GTATGATCCACAGACACACGTGGCAGCCACTGATATCGTCCCATCATCAGATCATTACCGGCCCTCCCCAGATACTGACAGGTTCTCGATCTCCACTGCTCATGAAATGTCATG GAGCTTTAATGCTGATTGCCTGGATGCTAGCAGGAAGCTCTGGAACATTACTCGCTGGCTATTTTAAACCTGACTGGCCAGAACGAACATTGTTTGGGCAAAAAATATGGTTTCAG GTGCATCGCATGTTGATGTCCCTTACAGTTTTGCTCACAGCTGTGGGCTTCGTTTTTCCTTTTATCTACCGAGGAAAATGGAGCACA AGAGCAGGTGCTCATCCATACCTaggttgcattgttatgattctctctttctgtcagcCTATAATGGCTGCATTCAGACCAGCTCCAGACTCCTCAAG GAGGTGGATATTCAATTGGTTGCACTGGGGTGTTGGAAATGCTGCAGAAATTATTGCCG tgGTTTCCATATTTTTTGGAATGAAGCAACAGTCTCTTTTGCTACCTTACCCGTGGACCACAGGGATTCTCTCTGGTTTTGTGGTCTGGAACATTGTGTTAAAGCTTGTGTTACAACTTCATAAGCATGATGTTATCAGAAAAG CAGGAAGTGACAAAGATGATGAACTTCCAGTTCTCTCAGACTTCTTGGAGGATGTAAACTGG GATACTAAGTTTAGAGTGGCTGTCCTTGCTGTGTTTGTGCTTGGAAACTCAGCTTTCTGTATCTCACTTCTCAGCTCCATAGGGAACGTATAG
- the frrs1a gene encoding putative ferric-chelate reductase 1 isoform X2 — translation MWNLQTSLAIVGTLCLTAVCGYKNGKVEKSCESMMPEHHSQPNTTASPYTLTVNASKFSPGVGIRVTLSGSEHFEGFLIQARDATNHDGSAVGSFALVDPKISQRLTCNSIEGSAVSHTSNAKKTEIQVIWKAPSNAPPTVHFLATVLAHYKKFWLKLPSPVISQGDATPAPPQSTTVMSTNSASTSILPHPVRSKFTTEGCGKRKSCLIDPVGCNSSIDTNCFFLSYSTLGQTVSFELSGPAQGYVSFALSKDEWMGDDDAYLCVNDGGRVSVEAAHTTGRTYPELASKSVLTDVGWRVSDGVIQCKFSRSIYTPQDPVRFSLNNSYYLFLAHGTAENGMIHRHTWQPLISSHHQIITGPPQILTGSRSPLLMKCHGALMLIAWMLAGSSGTLLAGYFKPDWPERTLFGQKIWFQVHRMLMSLTVLLTAVGFVFPFIYRGKWSTRAGAHPYLGCIVMILSFCQPIMAAFRPAPDSSRRWIFNWLHWGVGNAAEIIAVVSIFFGMKQQSLLLPYPWTTGILSGFVVWNIVLKLVLQLHKHDVIRKGSDKDDELPVLSDFLEDVNWDTKFRVAVLAVFVLGNSAFCISLLSSIGNV, via the exons ATGTGGAATCTACAAACTTCTCTGGCAATCGTTGGAACATTGTGTTTGACAGCTGTATGTGGATACAAAAATGGAAAGGTGGAGAAATCCTGCGAGAGCATGATGCCAGAACATCACAGCCAACCCAACACCACTGCCAGTCCATACACACTGACAGTGAATGCCAGTAAATTCAGCCCAGGCGTGGGCATCAGAG TCACTCTCTCTGGAAGTGAGCACTTTGAAGGCTTTTTGATTCAGGCCCGAGATGCTACAAACCATGACGGATCAGCTGTTGGCTCATTCGCATTGGTAGATCCCAAGATTTCTCAGCGTTTGACGTGCAACAGCATAGAG GGTTCTGCCGTTAGTCACACCAGTAATGCCAAAAAGACAGAAATTCAGGTGATCTGGAAAGCCCCGTCGAATGCTCCTCCCACTGTACACTTTCT TGCCACAGTTCTTGCACACTACAAGAAATTCTGGCTCAAACTTCCTAGTCCGGTCATTTCTCAGGGTGACGCGACTCCCGCTCCACCTCAATCTACCACCGTCATGTCTACAAACTCTGCAAGCACTTCTATTCTACCTCATCCAGTACGTTCCAAA TTCACTACAGAGGGATGTGGCAAGAGGAAATCTTGTCTCATTGACCCTGTCGGCTGTAACTCTTCTATAGACACAAACTGCTTCTTCCTTTCTTATTCTACTTTGGGTCAGACAGTTTCGTTTGAGCTCAGTGGCCCTGCACAAGGATACGTCTCCTTTGCCCTTTCCAAGGATGAATGGATG GGTGATGATGATGCGTACTTGTGTGTAAATGACGGGGGTCGTGTAAGTGTTGAGGCTGCACACACAACAGGCCGGACATATCCAGAGTTGGCATCCAAG TCTGTGCTGACTGATGTAGGCTGGAGAGTTTCGGATGGGGTTATTCAGTGCAAGTTCTCAAGATCCATATACACCCCTCAGGATCCGGTCCGATTCAGTCTTAACAACAGTTACTACCTGTTCTTAGCACACGGCACTGCAGAAAATG GTATGATCCACAGACACACGTGGCAGCCACTGATATCGTCCCATCATCAGATCATTACCGGCCCTCCCCAGATACTGACAGGTTCTCGATCTCCACTGCTCATGAAATGTCATG GAGCTTTAATGCTGATTGCCTGGATGCTAGCAGGAAGCTCTGGAACATTACTCGCTGGCTATTTTAAACCTGACTGGCCAGAACGAACATTGTTTGGGCAAAAAATATGGTTTCAG GTGCATCGCATGTTGATGTCCCTTACAGTTTTGCTCACAGCTGTGGGCTTCGTTTTTCCTTTTATCTACCGAGGAAAATGGAGCACA AGAGCAGGTGCTCATCCATACCTaggttgcattgttatgattctctctttctgtcagcCTATAATGGCTGCATTCAGACCAGCTCCAGACTCCTCAAG GAGGTGGATATTCAATTGGTTGCACTGGGGTGTTGGAAATGCTGCAGAAATTATTGCCG tgGTTTCCATATTTTTTGGAATGAAGCAACAGTCTCTTTTGCTACCTTACCCGTGGACCACAGGGATTCTCTCTGGTTTTGTGGTCTGGAACATTGTGTTAAAGCTTGTGTTACAACTTCATAAGCATGATGTTATCAGAAAAG GAAGTGACAAAGATGATGAACTTCCAGTTCTCTCAGACTTCTTGGAGGATGTAAACTGG GATACTAAGTTTAGAGTGGCTGTCCTTGCTGTGTTTGTGCTTGGAAACTCAGCTTTCTGTATCTCACTTCTCAGCTCCATAGGGAACGTATAG